The Vitis riparia cultivar Riparia Gloire de Montpellier isolate 1030 chromosome 10, EGFV_Vit.rip_1.0, whole genome shotgun sequence genome includes a region encoding these proteins:
- the LOC117923077 gene encoding uncharacterized protein LOC117923077, with amino-acid sequence MIMLFPLSLSGAAQRWFASLDPSRRRTWADLGQEFIRQYSFNTVVDVSRRELEALRQGPDESVTSFISRWKEKIAHIIDRPSERDQITMIMHFGSLVQALYGIEEGISRGLWADSSHSDSKGKKSGLGSRPSDVGPIGMTGHRSAHCPPFQSQFLGTPYQMIQHDRYRPVAPIRPAPQRPPMQFYHQYRAPPPPRSVRQFTQLRMPLSQAFQRLVEGGLIAPLPPRPPLQPTSPRFRTDLHCAYHQRVGHDTDSCSALRHAIQDLIDQGLVDLGRPGVATDPLPTHDTRVVPPPPKGVHLIEFAGDEIFMMGWDGEAPQPISLYEESDFVGYIPRQQIPRPFSLTPDKIYGPPPISPVYLQHVPPMTPFILFPKEYKPPHRDVQIVTRSGRVAQPPPVDRPFAGIVAREEVQREDDEILRQLRTTQARISIWSLLASSSTHRDALVRALGQIRVDTATIPEGLIHMLTADKATCIVFSDDDLPPEGSNHVRPLFIGVVCSGRRVSSVLLDNGSALNVCPLVTAIALGFSPVDFRASTQTVRAYDGTQRTIMGTLS; translated from the exons ATGATTATGTTATTCCCTCTGTCACTGAGTGGTGCTGCTCAACGTTGGTTTGCCTCATTGGACCCTTCGAGACGTAGGACATGGGCTGATTTGGGACAAGAGTTTATCAGACAGTATTCTTTCAATACTGTAGTGGATGTATCCCGGAGGGAGCTAGAGGCCCTCAGACAGGGGCCGGATGAGTCAGTCACTTCATTCATTTCCCGTTGGAAGGAGAAGATAGCACATATTATTGATAGACCTTCAGAGCGCGATCAGATCACTATGATTATGC ACTTTGGCTCGTTAGTGCAGGCCCTCTATGGCATTGAGGAGGGTATATCTAGAGGTTTATGGGCAGATTCTTCCCATTCAGACTCAAAGGGGAAGAAGTCGGGATTAGGATCCAGGCCCTCAGATGTTGGTCCTATTGGCATGACAGGACACAGGTCTGCACATTGTCCTCCGTTTCAGAGTCAGTTTTTAGGCACTCCTTATCAAATGATACAGCATGATCGGTACAGACCAGTTGCTCCCATTAGGCCG GCACCCCAGAGGCCACCTATGCAATTCTATCATCAGTATAGAGCACCGCCTCCACCGAGGTCGGTTAGACAGTTCACACAGCTTAGGATGCCACTGAGCCAAGCTTTTCAGAGATTGGTTGAGGGAGGACTAATTGCCCCACTACCGCCTAGACCACCATTACAGCCTACCTCCCCAAGATTCAGGACAGATCTTCACTGTGCATACCATCAGAGAGTAGGCCATGATACAGACAGTTGTTCAGCACTGAGACATGCCATTCAGGATTTGATTGATCAGggcttggttgatttggggCGCCCGGGTGTAGCCACAGACCCGCTACCTACTCATGACACTAGGGTAGTACCTCCACCCCCGAAAGGGGTACATTTGATTGAGTTTGCAGGGGATGAGATATTTATGATGGGTTGGGATGGAGAGGCTCCTCAGCCGATCAGTCTATATGAGGAGTCAGATTTTGTTGGATATATACCTAGACAGCAGATCCCCAGGCCATTCAGTTTGACCCCGGACAAGATTTATGGGCCGCCTCCAATATCACCAGTATATTTACAGCATGTGCCACCTATGACACCCTTCATTTTGTTCCCAAAGGAATATAAGCCCCCTCACAGAGATGTTCAGATAGTTACACGGAGTGGAAGGGTAGCACAACCTCCACCCGTTGACAGGCCATTTGCTGGTATAGTTGCCAGAGAAGAGGTTCAGAGGGAAGATGATGAGATATTACGCCAGCTGCGCACTACTCAAGCTCGCATATCTATTTGGAGCCTTTTGGCCTCATCTAGTACACACAGAGATGCATTGGTCAGAGCCCTTGGCCAGATTAGGGTTGACACTGCTACTATCCCAGAGGGGCTTATTCACATGTTGACAGCTGATAAAGCTACATGTATAGTGTTTtctgatgatgacttgccaccagagggaTCAAATCATGTTCGACCCTTATTCATTGGTGTTGTTTGTTCAGGCCGTCGGGTGTCGTCTGTTCTACTGGACAATGGTTCTGCCCTGAACGTCTGTCCATTGGTTACTGCTATTGCACTTGGGTTTTCGCCAGTCGATTTTAGGGCTTCTACACAGACTGTTAGAGCTTATGATGGGACTCAGAGGACAATTATGGGTACACTcagttga